A section of the bacterium genome encodes:
- a CDS encoding efflux RND transporter permease subunit, which produces MKWIEFSVKNSLVVNLLAVFVTVAGLLTALSMNREAFPLFSFDIVSINTTYPGATPEEVEKLITQPIEEELRSISDLDKVESISAEGYSLIYVTIDPDAKNKSRIVTDIQQAVDRVEGLPIDLEDDPIATEIRTQDSPIIELVLFGDMSRVELQAQAEEIEKQLLDISLVADIQKKGWKEQEIWVELNPKKLKRYQLSINEVSSAIKARNINVPGGIFDDGREELLVRTNAEFTQPEEIDEIVIRANTSGKVIQVKDVGQARYAFEDSDTTVRVNGENSVSLVVVKKAVGDTINLVEQVQSVTDNFIKNSNSNLQYSFINDVSVYVKRRLNILLSNGWIGLLLVIISLFVFLSPRVALWTALGLPMAMGMGLWMMGMFDITINLISMFGLILILGMLVDDSIVVAESIYRFLEQGKNPVEAAILGTKEVVKPVVMTILTTVVFFLPLAFMSGIFGKFLKPIPIVVIITLLASLVECFIILPSHLADFGASKKQKESTQNNTPQVKHYSKWFESLKNLYGQCMQVIFKGHFVVTSLSLTILIAGIHYGFKTTSINLFPGKDIEIFFIRAEGEVGTSLELTEKKIEALEDLVKKLPQDELKDYATQIGLVQQDPNDPATLRGSHVAQVAVYLTAKEERQRETKQITDQLRNEIKNVEGFKRVWIDEVKPGPPQGKAVSLRIRGPNFETSREIVNKIKTDLKKIPGVRDIRDDFEPGKKEVQVILDEKNIARASLSPITVAQTVRAAVDGDLTTVIKEGEDEVNVFVKLDENLNQSYTTLNDLYVQNPFGFQVPLSRLVSFQEGQSVSQIKHYDFKRVVGLSANIDEDVTSSKEVNDIIRNKYSDLGQQYFGYDLFFGGEEKDTQESLDSLMRAAILALMMAFFILAAAFNSLSQPLLILLAIPYGLFAAIYALKFHGEPLSFLAFLGLIGLSGVTVNDSVILIDYINQKRKTCEDRLEAVLIACKTRLRPVILTSVTTVLGLAPVAYGIGGNDPFLKPMALTMTWGLAFGTILTLVLIPCAYLTLDSISSVFKKRS; this is translated from the coding sequence ATGAAATGGATTGAGTTCTCTGTTAAAAATAGCTTGGTTGTTAATCTTCTTGCTGTTTTTGTTACCGTGGCAGGATTACTTACAGCCTTATCAATGAATCGCGAAGCCTTTCCTTTATTCTCATTTGATATCGTTTCAATTAATACGACTTATCCTGGAGCAACTCCAGAAGAAGTTGAAAAGTTGATTACACAACCTATAGAGGAAGAATTACGCAGTATTTCAGATTTGGATAAGGTTGAATCGATATCTGCAGAAGGTTATAGCCTGATTTACGTGACGATTGATCCAGATGCAAAAAATAAAAGTAGAATTGTCACAGATATTCAACAAGCAGTGGATAGAGTAGAGGGATTGCCCATTGATTTAGAAGATGATCCTATTGCTACTGAAATTAGAACTCAGGACAGTCCTATTATTGAGTTGGTTCTTTTTGGTGATATGAGTAGGGTTGAGTTACAAGCCCAAGCTGAAGAAATTGAAAAGCAACTGCTGGATATTTCCTTGGTAGCAGACATTCAAAAAAAGGGTTGGAAAGAGCAAGAAATCTGGGTTGAACTGAACCCAAAAAAACTTAAACGTTATCAATTGTCTATCAATGAAGTTTCTTCAGCCATTAAAGCGAGAAATATTAATGTACCGGGAGGTATATTTGATGATGGTCGAGAGGAACTTTTAGTTAGGACCAATGCTGAGTTTACTCAACCAGAGGAAATTGATGAGATTGTTATCAGAGCAAATACGTCTGGAAAAGTGATCCAGGTTAAAGATGTGGGGCAAGCGAGGTATGCTTTTGAAGACTCAGATACAACCGTACGTGTAAATGGTGAAAACTCTGTTAGTTTAGTCGTCGTTAAAAAAGCAGTAGGTGATACCATTAACTTGGTTGAGCAAGTACAAAGTGTAACGGATAACTTTATTAAAAACTCCAACTCAAACCTTCAGTACAGCTTTATCAATGACGTTTCTGTTTACGTCAAAAGGCGTCTCAATATTTTATTAAGTAATGGCTGGATTGGCTTATTATTGGTCATTATCTCTTTATTTGTGTTTTTAAGTCCTAGGGTGGCTTTGTGGACAGCTTTAGGTTTACCCATGGCTATGGGTATGGGACTTTGGATGATGGGAATGTTTGATATTACCATCAATTTGATATCCATGTTTGGGCTTATTTTAATTTTGGGCATGCTGGTTGATGATAGTATTGTTGTCGCTGAAAGTATTTACAGATTTTTAGAGCAAGGTAAAAACCCAGTAGAGGCAGCCATTTTAGGAACTAAAGAGGTTGTAAAACCTGTAGTGATGACCATTTTAACCACAGTGGTTTTTTTCCTGCCCTTGGCATTCATGTCAGGAATTTTTGGTAAATTTCTAAAGCCAATACCGATTGTGGTGATTATTACTCTGTTAGCAAGCTTGGTTGAGTGTTTTATTATTTTACCTAGTCATTTAGCGGATTTTGGCGCAAGTAAAAAACAAAAAGAAAGTACCCAGAATAATACCCCTCAAGTGAAACACTATTCTAAGTGGTTTGAGAGCTTAAAGAACTTATATGGACAGTGCATGCAAGTTATATTTAAAGGTCACTTTGTAGTTACAAGCTTATCGTTAACCATATTGATTGCTGGAATACACTATGGTTTCAAAACAACGTCAATTAACCTTTTTCCTGGTAAAGATATAGAAATCTTTTTTATAAGAGCGGAAGGTGAAGTGGGCACATCTTTAGAGTTAACTGAAAAAAAAATTGAAGCACTTGAAGATTTAGTAAAAAAATTACCTCAAGATGAACTTAAAGATTATGCAACGCAAATTGGTTTGGTTCAGCAAGACCCTAATGATCCAGCAACTTTAAGAGGTAGCCATGTTGCCCAAGTGGCAGTTTATTTGACAGCAAAAGAAGAACGACAAAGAGAAACCAAACAGATAACCGATCAGCTGAGGAATGAAATAAAAAATGTAGAAGGCTTTAAAAGAGTATGGATTGATGAGGTTAAGCCAGGTCCACCACAAGGAAAAGCTGTGAGTTTAAGAATAAGGGGCCCTAACTTTGAGACATCAAGAGAAATTGTTAACAAAATCAAGACAGATTTGAAAAAAATTCCAGGAGTTCGTGACATTAGAGACGATTTTGAACCGGGCAAAAAAGAAGTTCAGGTTATTCTTGATGAAAAAAATATTGCCAGGGCTTCACTATCCCCGATAACTGTTGCTCAAACAGTTCGAGCAGCAGTCGATGGCGATTTGACAACTGTGATTAAAGAAGGTGAAGATGAAGTTAATGTCTTTGTAAAACTGGATGAAAATTTAAATCAGTCTTATACCACTTTGAATGATCTTTACGTTCAAAACCCTTTTGGTTTTCAAGTGCCTCTATCGAGATTAGTTTCTTTTCAAGAAGGGCAAAGCGTAAGCCAAATCAAGCATTATGACTTTAAACGAGTGGTTGGTTTAAGCGCTAATATTGATGAGGATGTAACGAGTTCAAAAGAAGTCAATGATATTATTCGTAATAAGTACAGTGACCTAGGACAGCAGTACTTCGGTTATGATTTGTTTTTTGGAGGTGAAGAAAAAGATACACAAGAGTCTTTGGATAGCCTCATGCGAGCTGCTATTTTAGCATTGATGATGGCCTTTTTTATTTTAGCGGCCGCATTCAACTCATTGTCTCAACCTCTGTTGATCTTATTGGCAATTCCTTATGGTTTGTTTGCAGCTATTTATGCTTTGAAGTTTCATGGTGAACCCTTAAGCTTTTTAGCTTTTTTAGGCTTAATTGGTTTGTCAGGTGTAACAGTGAATGACTCTGTTATCTTGATAGATTATATCAATCAAAAAAGAAAAACCTGTGAAGATAGACTTGAAGCTGTTTTGATAGCTTGCAAGACCAGATTAAGACCAGTGATTCTTACAAGTGTGACCACAGTATTAGGCTTAGCTCCAGTAGCATATGGTATAGGCGGTAATGACCCATTTTTAAAACCAATGGCATTAACAATGACTTGGGGTTTAGCTTTTGGAACAATACTAACTTTAGTGTTGATTCCTTGTGCTTATTTGACTTTAGATAGCATAAGCTCTGTTTTTAAAAAGCGTAGTTAG
- a CDS encoding NAD-dependent malic enzyme — protein MKTIKITSFGTALLSNPKLNKGTAFTQEERKNFKLNGLLPHRVSTLDEQCQRIYDEIQKKSSDLDKHIALVALQNRNETLYYKVLSNHLNELMPIVYTPTVGKACQKFSHIYRQMQGLWITPDHKGNILETLENYPNKNIRLIVVTDNERILGLGDLGAGGMGIPIGKLALYVIAAGIHPSQTLAISLDVGTNNQELLNDKKYLGWPNKRIEGNEYKEVLDEFVFAVKQVFPKALIQWEDFRKENASMLLKRHKNRIPNFNDDIQGTAAVAMACMRSACKKTKTKLIDHRVLIVGAGAAGLGIADLLKQYYNFKKLNKSEINSRIALTDSKGLLVEGPNHDEEKQPLAWSKLTQEHFTIETEDLNNLESLVNKYKPTIIIGTSGQKGLINKTIVHSMLSYTEHPIIFPFSNPNTNSEATPQDLIEWSDGKAIVATGSPFGKVEYKNKSYTISQGNNVYVFPGIGLGAIVSGTRTITEGMFTVAAKAIGEMMTQEDIDQGKLLPPLSKLRETSKNIAYRVWEEADRLGINRNPFNSKSRDVIEAKMWNPNYDIYKL, from the coding sequence ATGAAAACCATTAAAATAACGAGTTTTGGTACTGCCTTATTAAGTAATCCTAAACTCAATAAAGGAACAGCCTTCACTCAAGAAGAAAGAAAAAATTTTAAGCTTAATGGACTACTGCCGCATAGAGTGAGTACTTTGGATGAGCAGTGCCAAAGAATATACGATGAAATTCAAAAAAAATCTTCAGATTTAGATAAACATATTGCTCTGGTTGCTTTACAAAACCGCAATGAAACGCTTTATTATAAAGTACTTAGCAACCACCTCAATGAACTGATGCCTATTGTTTATACGCCTACCGTAGGCAAAGCCTGTCAAAAATTTAGTCATATATATCGTCAAATGCAAGGACTTTGGATTACACCTGATCACAAAGGTAATATTTTAGAAACGTTAGAAAACTATCCTAACAAAAATATTCGCTTAATTGTTGTCACCGATAATGAAAGAATATTAGGCTTGGGTGATTTAGGGGCTGGTGGGATGGGTATCCCTATTGGCAAATTGGCTTTGTATGTTATTGCAGCCGGCATTCATCCCTCACAAACTTTAGCCATAAGTTTAGATGTGGGAACCAACAACCAAGAGCTCCTTAACGATAAAAAGTATCTTGGTTGGCCAAATAAAAGAATTGAGGGCAATGAATACAAAGAGGTGCTGGATGAGTTTGTTTTTGCTGTTAAGCAAGTTTTTCCAAAAGCGTTGATTCAATGGGAAGATTTTAGAAAAGAAAATGCCTCAATGCTCTTAAAAAGACATAAAAATAGAATTCCAAACTTTAATGATGATATTCAAGGTACAGCTGCCGTTGCCATGGCTTGTATGCGCTCTGCCTGTAAAAAAACAAAAACCAAATTAATTGACCACAGAGTTCTCATTGTTGGTGCTGGTGCTGCTGGTCTTGGCATAGCAGACTTGTTAAAACAGTACTATAACTTTAAAAAACTAAACAAATCTGAAATCAATAGTCGTATTGCACTGACTGATAGCAAAGGTTTATTGGTTGAAGGTCCAAACCATGATGAAGAAAAGCAACCGCTTGCATGGTCAAAGTTAACACAAGAGCATTTTACCATTGAAACTGAAGATTTAAACAATCTTGAAAGTTTGGTTAATAAATATAAACCTACTATTATTATTGGGACCTCTGGTCAAAAAGGTTTAATTAATAAGACCATTGTTCATTCAATGCTTAGTTACACTGAGCATCCTATTATTTTTCCGTTTTCAAATCCCAACACAAACTCTGAAGCTACACCACAAGATTTGATAGAATGGTCAGATGGTAAAGCGATTGTAGCAACAGGAAGTCCTTTTGGAAAAGTTGAGTATAAAAATAAAAGCTACACCATAAGCCAAGGCAATAATGTTTATGTTTTTCCTGGAATTGGCTTAGGCGCAATTGTATCTGGTACCAGAACCATCACTGAAGGAATGTTCACGGTTGCTGCAAAAGCCATTGGTGAAATGATGACTCAAGAAGATATAGATCAAGGAAAGTTACTCCCCCCTCTTTCAAAATTAAGAGAAACAAGTAAAAACATTGCTTACAGAGTATGGGAAGAAGCAGATAGACTGGGAATCAATCGTAACCCATTCAATAGCAAAAGCCGTGACGTAATAGAAGCAAAAATGTGGAATCCAAACTACGACATTTATAAGCTTTAA